The Raphanus sativus cultivar WK10039 chromosome 2, ASM80110v3, whole genome shotgun sequence genome includes a region encoding these proteins:
- the LOC108839971 gene encoding floral homeotic protein APETALA 1 — MGRGRVQLKRIENKINRQVTFSKRRAGLLKKAHEISVLCDAEVALVVFSHKGKLFEYSTDSCMEKILERYERYSYAERQLIAPESDVNTNWSMEYNRLKAKIEILERNQRHYLGEDLQAMSSKELQNLEQQLDTALKHIRSRKNQLMYDSINELQRKEKAIQEQNSLLSKQIKEREKILRAQQEQWDQQNHGHNMPPPPPPQQHQIQQPYMLSHQPSPFLNMGGLYQEEDPMTMRRNELDLSLEPVYNCNLGCFAA; from the exons ATGGGAAGGGGTAGGGTTCAATTGAAGAGGATAGAGAATAAGATCAATAGGCAAGTGACATTTTCGAAAAGAAGAGCTGGTCTTCTGAAGAAAGCTCATGAGATCTCTGTTCTGTGTGATGCTGAAGTTGCCCTTGTTGTCTTCTCCCATAAGGGGAAACTCTTTGAATACTCCACTGATTCTTG TATGGAGAAGATACTTGAACGTTATGAGAGGTACTCTTACGCAGAGAGACAGCTTATTGCACCTGAGTCCGACGTCAAT ACGAACTGGTCGATGGAGTATAACAGGCTTAAGGCTAAGATTGAGATATTGGAGAGAAACCAGAG GCACTATCTTGGGGAAGACTTGCAAGCGATGAGCTCTAAGGAGCTCCAGAATCTGGAGCAGCAGCTTGACACTGCTCTTAAGCACATCCGCTCTAGGAAA AACCAACTTATGTACGACTCCATCAATGAGCTCCAAAGAAAG GAGAAGGCCATACAGGAACAAAACAGCTTGCTTTCCAAACAG ATCAAGGAGAGGGAAAAGATTCTTAGGGCACAACAAGAGCAATGGGACCAGCAAAACCATGGCCACAATATGCCCCCTCCTCCTCCCCCGCAGCAGCATCAAATCCAGCAGCCATACATGCTCTCTCATCAGCCATCTCCTTTTCTCAACATGGG TGGCCTGTATCAAGAAGAAGATCCAATGACAATGAGGAGGAACGAGCTCGATCTGTCTCTTGAACCTGTTTACAACTGCAATCTTGGCTGCTTTGCCGCATGA
- the LOC108843327 gene encoding uncharacterized protein LOC108843327, with protein sequence MGKKMKGNDKKPDKKGGRKMGAEAVAMKAKAKKVENPFELISSRRKFDVLGKKRKGEERRDGFSRSRGVDKRNNTLLKEYEQSLKSSVFVDKRIGEHDKELGEFDKGVIRSQRARQLKAKKSMYNLSDGEEDVYGDGALGEPSSARDDFDSVQLSDEDDDIDQDDSGSRRLRNRNRDSSGEEEERRKSKKEVMDEIIMKSKLGKMEKAKHKEEKEKLLEGLNEEYMSIEKSDAMKSLTQDFIVQDEPSDKYAMLMDDLRSDRRGRPTDRTKTPEEIAQEEREKLEELEEKRKKRMQETEDLSDEDEDTGGEESSKRVRVVSGDDLGDSFSVDAKHPKKGWIDEVLEREGDEDDSASDEDSGSEGEEDDDDDEDSDGGKGHSLKDWEQSDDELEAELEGDEEEEDDDDDDDDEDEDEEEAEPIVHKKSKKDSSAPSEGTVKQTTNMKKLSSTQHDIPYVIHAPQSFEELIALVENRSNADVITIVNRIRTTDSIKLAAENRKKMQVFYGILLQYFAVLANKKPLNIELLNMLVKPLIDMSGEIPYFAAICARQRLLKTRAQFCEALKNPEDGCWPSLKTLFLLRLWSMIFPCSDYRHAVMTPSILLMCEYLMRCPISSGRDIAIGSFLCSIVLLVAKQSKKFCPEAILFIRTLLMAASDKKLPPSEESEFYHFMELKTLTPFLCIQDDVKEVVPLNFLKMMDLPADSPYFSSDEFRASILSSVVETLRGFVEINGGLSSFPEIFMPISTLLHQVGNQEKIPQTLREKLEDAAELIEKKTEEHHKQRTPLAMRKQKPVAIRMVNPKFEENFAKGRDYDPDKYRSDMKKLKKKLNEERKGVVRELRKDSYFMSDVKAKEKAVHEQERAEKHGKNLAFLQEQEHAFKSGQLGKGKGSKKRKR encoded by the exons AtggggaagaagatgaaagggaACGACAAAAAACCCGACAAAAAAGGCGGTAGAAAGATGGGAGCAGAGGCAGTGGCCATGAAAGCAAAGGCCAAGAAGGTCGAGAACCCATTCGAATTGATCTCGTCTCGCCGCAAGTTCGACGTCCTCGGGAAGAAGCGCAAAGGCGAAGAGCGCCGCGACGGGTTCTCCAGGTCCCGCGGCGTTGACAAGAGGAACAACACTCTGCTCAAAGAGTACGAGCAGAGCTTGAAATCTTCCGTTTTTGTGGATAAGCGTATCGGAGAGCACGATAAGGAGCTTGGGGAGTTCGATAAAGGTGTGATCAGATCTCAGAGAGCTCGTCAG TTGAAAGCGAAGAAGAGTATGTATAACTTGTCTGATGGGGAGGAAGATGTTTATGGAGATGGTGCTCTTGGTGAACCTTCTTCCGCAAGGGATGATTTTGATTCTGTACAGTTGtctgatgaagatgatgatattGATCAGGATGATTCTGGATCAAGGA GACTGAGGAATCGAAATAGAGACTCGTCTGGTGAGGAGGAAGAG AGGCGTAAGAGCAAGAAGGAAGTCATGGATGAGATCATCATGAAGAGCAAACTTGGCAAG ATGGAGAAAGCTAAGCACAAGGAGGAAAAGGAGAAGCTGTTGGAAGGGCTGAATGAAGAGTACATGTCCATAGAGAAATCTGACGCCATGAAGAGTTTAACTCAAGATTTTATTGTCCAAGAT GAGCCAAGTGATAAATATGCAATGCTTATGGATGATTTGAGGTCGGATCGTCGTGGTCGTCCTACTGATAGAACAAAGACGCCTGAAGAAATTGCTCAGGAAGAGCGTGAAAAACTAGAGGAACTTGAG GAAAAACGTAAGAAGAGGATGCAAGAAACTGAGGATTTGAGCGACGAGGATGAGGACACTGGTGGTGAGGAGTCATCAAAGAGGGTAAGAGTCGTATCTGGCGATGATCTTGGTGATTCCTTCTCAGTTGATGCAAAGCATCCGAAAAAGGGATGGATTGATGAAGTTCTTGAACGAGAGGGTGATGAGGATGATTCAGCAAGTGATGAGGATTCAGGAAGTGAAGGAGAGgaagatgatgacgatgatgaggACTCAGATGGGGGTAAAGGTCATTCTTTAAAGGACTGGGAACAAAGTGATGATGAGCTAGAGGCAGAGCTGgaaggtgatgaagaagaagaagatgatgatgatgatgatgatgatgaagatgaagatgaagaagaagcggaGCCAATAGTGCATAAAAAGTCAAAGAAAGACTCTTCTGCTCCATCTGAAGGAACAGTAAAACAAACAACCAACATGAAGAAATTGAGTTCAACGCAGCATGATATTCCTTACGTGATTCATGCTCCACAGAGTTTCGAGGAACTGATTGCTCTAGTAGAAAATCGATCTAATGCAGATGTTATTACAATCGTAAACCGAATCAGGACAACAGATTCAATTAAGCTTGCAGCTGAAAACAGGAAAAAAATGCag GTCTTCTATGGTATTCTCCTACAGTATTTTGCCGTTCTTGCAAACAAGAAGCCCTTGAACATTGAGTTACTAAACATGCTTGTCAAGCCATTGATCGATATGAGCGGGGAGATTCCCTACTTTGCTGCAATATGTGCTAGACAACGGCTTTTGAAGACTCGTGCGCAATTTTGCGAGGCTCTCAAGAATCCAG AGGATGGATGCTGGCCTTCCTTGAAAACATTGTTTCTCTTGAGGCTTTGGTCCATGATTTTTCCGTGCTCTGACTATCGCCATGCTGTGATGACACCCTCGATATTGTTGATGTGTGAATATCTCATGCGCTGCCCCATCTCCTCTGGTCGTGATATTGCCATTGGTTCCTTCTTGTGCTCCATTGTTCTCTTG GTTGCTAAACAATCTAAAAAGTTTTGCCCCGAAGCCATACTATTTATCAGGACTCTTCTGATGGCTGCTTCAGACAAAAAGTTACCACCATCTGAAGAATCTGAg TTTTATCATTTCATGGAGTTAAAAACGCTGACTCCATTCCTCTGCATACAAGACGACGTAAAGGAGGTCGTGCCATTAAACTTCCTAAAGATGATGGATCTGCCAGCAGACTCTCCATATTTCAGCTCTGATGAATTCag AGCAAGCATCCTTTCAAGTGTAGTGGAGACTCTCAGAGGGTTTGTGGAGATAAACGGAGGATTAAGTTCCTTTCCAGAGATCTTCATGCCCATCTCAACTTTACTACACCAAGTTGGGAATCAAGAAAAGATCCCACAAACTCTTAGGGAGAAGTTAGAAGATGCCGCAGAGCTAATCGAAAAGAAAACCGAGGAGCATCACAAGCAACGAACACCACTGGCTATGCGTAAACAAAAGCCAGTAGCCATCAGAATGGTCAATCCCAAATTTGAAGAGAA CTTTGCCAAAGGCAGGGATTATGATCCAGACAAGTACCGTTCAGACATGAAaaagttgaagaagaagctaaaTGAGGAAAGGAAAGGAGTAGTGCGCGAGCTGCGCAAAGACAGCTACTTTATGAGCGATGTTAAAGCAAAAGAAAAGGCTGTGCACGAGCAAGAGAGAGCAGAGAAACATGGCAAGAATCTGGCTTTCCTTCAAGAGCAAGAACATGCTTTCAAATCTGGACAACTTGGTAAAGGCAAAGGCAGCAAGAAGAGAAAGCGTTAG